One Perognathus longimembris pacificus isolate PPM17 chromosome 2, ASM2315922v1, whole genome shotgun sequence DNA segment encodes these proteins:
- the Rps24 gene encoding 40S ribosomal protein S24 isoform X2: MNDTVTIRTRKFMTNRLLQRKQMVIDVLHPGKATVPKTEIREKLAKMYKTTPDVIFVFGFRTHFGGGKTTGFGMIYDSLDYAKKNEPKHRLARHGLYEKKKTSRKQRKERKNRMKKVRGTAKANVGAGKKKK, translated from the exons ATG aACGACACAGTAACTATCCGGACCAGGAAGTTCATGACCAACCGGCTACTTCAGAGGAAGCAGATG GTTATCGATGTCCTTCACCCTGGAAAGGCAACAGTACCTAAGACAGAAATTCGGGAAAAACTTGCCAAAATGTACAAGACCACACCTGATGTCATCTTTGTATTTGGATTCAGAACCCATTTTGGTGGTGGCAAGACAACTGGCTTTGGCATGATTTATGATTCCTTGgattatgcaaaaaaaaatgagcccAAACACAGACTTGCACGA CATGGCCTGTATGAAAAGAAGAAGACCTCAAGGAAACAGCGGAAAGAACGcaaaaacagaatgaagaaagtCAGAGGGACTGCAAAGGCCAATGTTGGGGCTGGCAAAAAG AAG AAATGA
- the Rps24 gene encoding 40S ribosomal protein S24 isoform X3 has protein sequence MNDTVTIRTRKFMTNRLLQRKQMVIDVLHPGKATVPKTEIREKLAKMYKTTPDVIFVFGFRTHFGGGKTTGFGMIYDSLDYAKKNEPKHRLARHGLYEKKKTSRKQRKERKNRMKKVRGTAKANVGAGKKK, from the exons ATG aACGACACAGTAACTATCCGGACCAGGAAGTTCATGACCAACCGGCTACTTCAGAGGAAGCAGATG GTTATCGATGTCCTTCACCCTGGAAAGGCAACAGTACCTAAGACAGAAATTCGGGAAAAACTTGCCAAAATGTACAAGACCACACCTGATGTCATCTTTGTATTTGGATTCAGAACCCATTTTGGTGGTGGCAAGACAACTGGCTTTGGCATGATTTATGATTCCTTGgattatgcaaaaaaaaatgagcccAAACACAGACTTGCACGA CATGGCCTGTATGAAAAGAAGAAGACCTCAAGGAAACAGCGGAAAGAACGcaaaaacagaatgaagaaagtCAGAGGGACTGCAAAGGCCAATGTTGGGGCTGGCAAAAAG AAG TGA
- the Rps24 gene encoding 40S ribosomal protein S24 isoform X4 codes for MNDTVTIRTRKFMTNRLLQRKQMVIDVLHPGKATVPKTEIREKLAKMYKTTPDVIFVFGFRTHFGGGKTTGFGMIYDSLDYAKKNEPKHRLARHGLYEKKKTSRKQRKERKNRMKKVRGTAKANVGAGKKK; via the exons ATG aACGACACAGTAACTATCCGGACCAGGAAGTTCATGACCAACCGGCTACTTCAGAGGAAGCAGATG GTTATCGATGTCCTTCACCCTGGAAAGGCAACAGTACCTAAGACAGAAATTCGGGAAAAACTTGCCAAAATGTACAAGACCACACCTGATGTCATCTTTGTATTTGGATTCAGAACCCATTTTGGTGGTGGCAAGACAACTGGCTTTGGCATGATTTATGATTCCTTGgattatgcaaaaaaaaatgagcccAAACACAGACTTGCACGA CATGGCCTGTATGAAAAGAAGAAGACCTCAAGGAAACAGCGGAAAGAACGcaaaaacagaatgaagaaagtCAGAGGGACTGCAAAGGCCAATGTTGGGGCTGGCAAAAAG AAATGA
- the Rps24 gene encoding 40S ribosomal protein S24 isoform X5, whose protein sequence is MNDTVTIRTRKFMTNRLLQRKQMVIDVLHPGKATVPKTEIREKLAKMYKTTPDVIFVFGFRTHFGGGKTTGFGMIYDSLDYAKKNEPKHRLARHGLYEKKKTSRKQRKERKNRMKKVRGTAKANVGAGKK, encoded by the exons ATG aACGACACAGTAACTATCCGGACCAGGAAGTTCATGACCAACCGGCTACTTCAGAGGAAGCAGATG GTTATCGATGTCCTTCACCCTGGAAAGGCAACAGTACCTAAGACAGAAATTCGGGAAAAACTTGCCAAAATGTACAAGACCACACCTGATGTCATCTTTGTATTTGGATTCAGAACCCATTTTGGTGGTGGCAAGACAACTGGCTTTGGCATGATTTATGATTCCTTGgattatgcaaaaaaaaatgagcccAAACACAGACTTGCACGA CATGGCCTGTATGAAAAGAAGAAGACCTCAAGGAAACAGCGGAAAGAACGcaaaaacagaatgaagaaagtCAGAGGGACTGCAAAGGCCAATGTTGGGGCTGGCAAAAAG TGA
- the Rps24 gene encoding 40S ribosomal protein S24 isoform X1 gives MNDTVTIRTRKFMTNRLLQRKQMVIDVLHPGKATVPKTEIREKLAKMYKTTPDVIFVFGFRTHFGGGKTTGFGMIYDSLDYAKKNEPKHRLARHGLYEKKKTSRKQRKERKNRMKKVRGTAKANVGAGKKPKE, from the exons ATG aACGACACAGTAACTATCCGGACCAGGAAGTTCATGACCAACCGGCTACTTCAGAGGAAGCAGATG GTTATCGATGTCCTTCACCCTGGAAAGGCAACAGTACCTAAGACAGAAATTCGGGAAAAACTTGCCAAAATGTACAAGACCACACCTGATGTCATCTTTGTATTTGGATTCAGAACCCATTTTGGTGGTGGCAAGACAACTGGCTTTGGCATGATTTATGATTCCTTGgattatgcaaaaaaaaatgagcccAAACACAGACTTGCACGA CATGGCCTGTATGAAAAGAAGAAGACCTCAAGGAAACAGCGGAAAGAACGcaaaaacagaatgaagaaagtCAGAGGGACTGCAAAGGCCAATGTTGGGGCTGGCAAAAAG CCAAAGGAATAA